The following is a genomic window from Prunus persica cultivar Lovell chromosome G7, Prunus_persica_NCBIv2, whole genome shotgun sequence.
aagaaatttgtCTCAAAGATTGATGTGCTTACAATTCTCACATATGGGATTATGTTGCCTCCTCTAAAATTTGGAATCTGTTGGGAACTTGGGACTGGAAATTAGTTTGTCAAGTTTACGAACGAACATCACGCTTTCAAGTTTAGTTTTTTGCATCAGCCAATCTTTGGTAGCCTTAATTATAGACAAAATGAAtaagttttgttgttgattagAGCCACTCTATTAGATTGACAAATAGCAATCCATAGGTTATAGTTCTAGGTTGTGTGGACAGCGAGACTAAAGTAAGCTCAAACAAGAACACACGTTAGGAGTTTTGTTAGAGTGCTTGCTCATTCATTATGAGCTAGAGAACCAACCTGTATTGAGCTTGAGTTCTGGGGACAAGACAGCGTGAACAAATTCTTGGCTCCAACGTCACTGCGTACACCATattcaataaacaaaattgcaTTAGTGCCTTCGTACCCCTAGGTTTGCTGAATCGTGATCTTACAAATCTTCAAATGCTACATGTCTTTCTGGTCctcctttgttttaatatgttttttggttttctattttttttttctttggttgcaGACTTATTCTGAATCACGTGGTCACAATTTCGCACTGAATGCAACATTTGATGAAGAATATGCaagagaaagggagtatgtatcCAAACAAGACATTGAGAAAAAAGATCGGGAAActatggccatggatacgagtcatatgtcccctgaaacaaaataattttggaagctagaacaaaaggatgttatgagaaggaGAACACAAACTCCTCTGTCTTCTAAGCCGCCTTTGGTCCAAGATCACAAGCAAGtccaatttcctttttttttccaaatttggaGCATCCATAGTGAGGGGGTGTATTTTCGGGAGTGTAAAGCCACTTTTGCAAGAGTGGGTATGAAtcgatttcttctttttccttaggCTAACTTACCTTGCTACCAAGCATATGAATGATCATAAAGTTtggccactatataatatttcaatccatattatttttatttaataatatgtAAAATTGTCTCAGCGCATATTTCTTCTATTAATGTCTAATGCTAACTCAACTCATCAACAAGAcgaacaaataaaaatcagCTTATAATTTGAAGATGAACAATAACATGTCAATTTGAGTGTTATTAGGggaattacatgcaaaaaaaGCAATTACAGCGAGAATTAAATCAAACCTCATTGCTGAAATAAAACCGACACTATTTGGTTCGTTTTGGGTCTCTGCTCTGCTCTGCCTCGATCGATTGTTTCTTTTACTACACACTTCTCCTGTTAAGCAATAGTGAAAAGACCAAAGACGGGTGAGGGATATCCGTGTCCTTCTTGGATAGTCAAAGGTTAATTTTGTCTTTAAAAGTTGCTGGATTTCATATTCTGAATCTGAACAACCCAAATAATGAAAGAGTGATAGGCCCAGCCCAATCATTCTCATCAACTGCTATAAATTTTTTCTGATTAGtccaacaaatcaaaattgtaTATAACCACaaatgagaaatgagaaatcATCTGGCCTATTAGCTCAGCTGGTTAGAGCGTCGTGCTAATAACGCGAAGGTCGCAGGTTCGAGACCTGCATGGGCCACTTTTTCAACTGttttatctatttttcaaTCCTCGGTATATGTTTTCCACCAAAGAAGTTTCAAtttgtattaaatattttaattaacttcataaaaattaattaatttttttaaaactttttttaggctttaattttcataatgataaaattttctttggaaTCATTAATTACTTAATAGTTTTAATTGAGTAATATCTTACTCttagttaattaatataattagttattatttattaagtaatttataaaatcatttaaatatttaaataataactaaagaaaaaaattaaagtaattaaaaaaactaagatattacttaattacatatattaaattaaagaagtggaccaaaaaattaaaataaagaaacttatttatatttttaaaattttaaacttaaaaaaaatcgaCCGAGGAACTTTCGTTGGCTCAGATTTATGCCGGCAAATATTTGTCAGATAGACCTCTCCCTACGCAAATTACCtctgccgacgaaatttcgtcggcaaacaTCTATTTCGGCAAAATTTCATCGGGATAAACCTGGGCTGACGAAgattcgtcgggagaggtttttttaacataaatataaatttattatctTTTAAGTAATTagctttatttaattacttttaattattatttatttagtgaataattagtattaaatattataattaacttcataaattatattacttaataaattttttttaatttttttaattttttttcttagataaaatatttaaatacaaagttttcactaagtaaataatgattaaaacataactactaattaaaaaaattaaaaaaaagaaatcgaGATTATTTtatggagtatagccgcataGCTATACGTTCAAAATATTCTATGTATATAGCCAGGCGGCTCTATgtttaaaatagaatatttatGGAGTAATACATAGATAGAGTATTGCCGAACGACTATAGTTATGTGATCGGACTCGTCTCATGTTTCTTTATGTCTCCTTCGCATCCGAAAAGTATCTAACCTTGCTTGTCCcagtttattattttaataatgatCAGCCGAATATTaaaagcttttgttttttttcttctaaaactTCTTTATCATCAGAATTTCAGAATGCTAATAATTGTCTTGCTCAGATTAGGTCATGAGAAGGGCTTAGACGCACTTGATCATGGCCACAGATTaggtccaaaaaaaaataaaaattacatcaTAATACATTacgtataatttttttttttgccgatgaagaaattaaaaaaaaactattatatTAGGCACCAGCACCAGGGACTATCATCTTAGAAGGTAAACCAttcaagttttcaattacCAAATTCATGACAAACATTGTCATCCTCAAAGTACCCAGAAACAACTTCCTCAAAAAAAACCACATAACACCAAGACAAGAGACTATCAAGAACCTATCAGCTACCAAACTCATGACATCTTAAGCCAGCTTAATGCGTAACGTAACATGACTGAACTCAACGGTACCGACGAAGGGAGAGGGTGGTGTTTCTCTTCCAAGTTGCTCTGCGAGATGGACGTGCCTTGTGGTATAGGTGTCCCTTTCCACGCAATCCCCTGCACTTCTTTCCAGCCGAAGTCAGCCCACGAAGCTCCCTGTGCTTGTGAACAGGATTGCAGAGCCAGTTGATTCTTGGGTCATTTCGGATAGCATTATGAGCAACATCAACCAGGATTACCTCAAAGTACTTGTAGGTCGAATCCTGCACCCATATAGATAGATTAGCAAAGAAGAATAAGCAAGTGCATCACCATGAAATAAAACTAGCACCGAACCggcacaaaaaagaaagaaaaagcaaaacagGTACTGCAACCCAAGTACCAAGACTATATAGAAGTAAGAACTGAGTCACCACCTCATTGATCCAGTATGAATTCAGAACCCTAAGGCCAGCCAATTTACGGCCAGCGCGCTCCTCGGCAACAGACCTCAAGCTGCGTTGAAACTTCAGCTGTGTCACACCTTGGTTTGTGGGCTTCCCATATACAATACCCTTGGAAACAGGCCTCTTGCGACCGCCACGCTTTACACGGACACGATAAACAACGTAACCCTGAAACACATTTTACTAGAACAATCAGCTAGAAGATCATAACCTACTGAACTTAAACATGGCTGGGGAACAAAAGGTACAcgtaaaagaaacaaaatatcataTCCAGACTGAAATAATGCACTTTATCCGATCAGGATAAAAGCAAGAGTCATCGAGAGATCTCCCTAGGTAGATGAAAATTGTTCGGTTTAGTACAGCTAGTCTTAGAAAGCATCAAAATGAACAACACACAAAAGGAAATGTGCAGGCTCACTGAAACAATAATATCTAATTATGTATCATTAAGCAATGCATGAAAATTATAGACCCCTCTAGATATGCATCAGATAGGCATATACAATACAAGTCAACCTTAGTCATGAAGTTAGATAAACCTAATTTCAACAATGAGTTGCGTATAGGATGCgatccatgaaattatatatcaTTACCTGCTTGGCCTTGTAACCCAAAAGACGAGCCTTGTCAGGGCGTGTGGGTCTTGTGACTCGGACAATTGAAGGATGCTGGCGATATTCCCAACAGCGCACCCTCTGGACAAACCTCATCACATCAGATTGCTTCTTCCTCCATAACTCCGTTGGATACTTATAAAATCCTAGTATCaccaaaacagaacaaaaccAAAGTTACATAATAGATCATTGTTGAAGGAAATGTCTGTGATATTTAAAACTAACTGCAATCACAGTCTCAAACAATATCTTTGCCGTGCGTCTCAACTATAAAATAATGTGATTAATTTCGTGGAAATCAAACAAACATAACTTTAGTCATATACTCCACCAAATCAAATACTACCAGCCTTGAAATGTTGCCTAAGAAGTGTaggaaaaaagcaaaagagaaTAAAAGATTTTTTGTTCCAGAATTTTTATCTTTCACAACCATGGAAAACCAACAGCCTCAGTCACCAAAGCATCAGACAAATACCAACCCAGTTACAATAAAGTGTCCATTTATATCGAAAttcaacttttatttttctgcttTCATTAGCCATTACTGGGATTTACAAACCAAATAAACGCTAGGCGCACAACATTCCAAAAAGAATTTAACATATAGAAAGGAaagctagaaaatcaaatgcaTATAAAACAGATTCGGATGAAGTGTCACTgaaaacgagagagagagagagagagagagagagagagagagagagaggtaccCATTGTATAAAAATGAGCTACAATGCTCAGGCTTCGGCAGTGGGGCTAGGGCTTTCACCACGCAGAACTAGGGTTTGTGAAGAAAACAGAGTGTGGTGGAAGTGGTCGTGGACTTCTAATCTGGGCCGTCCATTTCCTACGAAACCCTAATATTAAATGGTCCCGAGACGACGGCGTGTCGCGTCCCAAAGAAACGACAGCGTCTTTTTTGGCTCTTAAATGAATGAACCCAAAATCTTGGAGCCCAAATCCATGACAAAAACATGTTTCTAAAGGGGAGGGTCCCACGTTTATGCTAATTTGGAccctatgttttttttttttgttgggttttttgggttttttgggtCTGAAGGTTTGGACTCTAGTTTATGCTCTGCTCAGTCAGACAAAAAGGACATTTAGAAATCAGATGCCCAATAAGACAGCAACGCAATTGCACAAGAAGCTAGCCATTAATTGTTGATTGAGGAACAAAAGGGTGTGGAGTAGGTCACACCTCTCCAGCCCATCAGTTCACTCCACttgctttctctctcctttcttGAAAAACTTTGGTGCGGCTCCTCCCCATGTGGTTCTTCCAACATCTTTtatcatttgtttatttttatattcttaccATTTTCCAACTCATATGGTATGAATATCAATAGATATTCACTTACTCAGATGATCCTACtatattttaatcttttatattataacacgtaaATAAGTTATACTATATGATTGTACTCCAATACATTACtgtaattatttatgttttagtttttttatcctgtacaaaatgatattttaaattattctaatgTACGAAGAAGGGAATCGAACTTAGGCACAAGAAGGTGAACAGACTATTGTAGCCTGGGCCTGAGTGAAGATCGGTTCGTAATGGTAGATGGCTCTTCcattaaccaaaccaaaattttgataGACTTCGAATCGATTAACCTAACATTCAGTTCGGATTGGTTTGGTAGACCGGTAGTACCGTAATAAAAACATACTAAAATATAGTTTATAATAATTTCACATAACATAAGTTCTTGAACCAAATTATtcttgtaaaatataaaaattcaaaaatctaATTCATTCAAGTACGAAATCAAATAACTTAGTTTTAAAGTTACAAACGAACATGAAAAGTACATAATATTAAGAAAGGAGGCCTAGTAATCTTCAACTCAAATCTGATTACCATACATATACACTATATATTGTCTAAAACTCTATTACCGTATCAAGGACATGGTAAGTTTTGTTGTGAGAGATGTTTGATGAGATAGGTTAATTGACTATatatctggaaaaaaaaaattgagtataCAAAACTGTAATTTATTAATGCAAGGGAGCTACTTGGGACCATATGTGATGTCTTTATATGAACCCAAAAGTAACTTTTGTATACAACAGAACACAAATGAGGGCACAAAATCATGCATCTGTCTGTGTTTATAATGTAACCATGCATTTTCTATAATGTAATCATGCGTCTggctttcttctttgtttacctcaaaaaatttgaagccATGATCAACGAATATACATTGTCTATTATAGAAGATTCATGTGCTTCAGAACCTGGCAATGATGACAAAGCAAATGAGCAATTGACTTCATGCCCATCACaactttgtatttatttatttcaccAGTTTTACAAGTCAATAGGCCACTAGTAAGTTGACATATGTATattaacatttaaaaaataaaatcattataaatatcGAATTGGTACGGATTTTTATCGAATTAGCGATATTGTTACCTGTTAATCAAACCAAACATTTCAATACGGATAGAATtggaatatttaaaattataaattaatcatTTAACCAAAACAAACTAAACTGTCGATACGTGAAGAATTCAAATGAGATGCCCACGCCAACTAACAATACATGttctttcattaaaaataaagtcaATGCGTATTCACCCCTGTATTGTTCATCACGTGTTGCCACATCATATTTTTCCATTTGTCCAGTTGATATATTTATGGAATTGTACTCAACTACAAGAATTAAAAATGCAATTAGGCATTTTGTCCATCTGGATTGTTAAGAGATTATCAGTAACTATACTACCTGGCCTAAATTATTCAAAAAGAaccacaaacaaaaataaaaaatcgtTGGCTGAACACTGCAgtgaataacaaaataagaaattaaggTCAAGGTCAAAGTTCATAGCTGTGCACAAGACACTCATTCCTACTAActtatatattttcattaaatagtACACAAGACACAAATAATCATGCTTTACAACTTcttgatgaatttttgttCATAACCCCTTTGCAGCAAGCTGCTTCTTCAGGCTGAGGACCTCGACTCCTTTTGTCGCTAACTGCTCCTTTAGGTTTTTTGAAGCCTCCTCAAACTTTCTGTTCATGTGATCGGACTCGTCCCGTGTTTCTTTATATCTACTTCGAAAGGCATCTAACCTTGCCTGTGCCCCTTGAAGCCTCATTCGCAGCTTTGCCTTCTCTATGCCGTTTTCAACTTGATCCTGTTTGAAGTATACCAggccaaattaaaaactaacaaaagaaagataacATTACTTGGGacagttttgttttgttttgttttgttttttttcattcttttctgAAAGGAAACAACTACTTGGGACAGTTCTAAATTTGTGAATTCTGACAACTCCAGATGAAAAGTTTTTTACTTccctttttttatcttttgtggCAGAAATTTTGACACTGTTTGGAGAGCGTGGATCTTATTATCCAAACTGCTATTTAACAAAAACCTATCAAACCCAATTGTTGAAGCGACAGCTGCGCATCTATTGGTCATGCCCAGAAAGATGAAAACTACCTTGCACAACAAATGAAAGTATACAAGCACTTACTTTGTGAATCTTAAGCTCCATGCTTGAAATTCTCCTTGTCAGTTCCTCCACTTGAAACTTTGCCTCCATTAACTGGTAGTAAATTCATCAACATTTGAAACGACTCAAACAATTTAGGTGCCAATGAAAAAACAAGGACTTTTCAGTGACCTACCAAGTCATTGTAACGTTTATTGAgactttcttcttcaattgcaTGTTTCTGCTGCTCTTCGATCTGAGTCACTAATTTATCCTTTTCCTTTGACATAACACAGAGCTGGTTGTTCAGACTCTGTAGAGAACAtgcaatcaatcaaacaaatggaaaaaattctgaaaaaataATGTTAGTTCCTTCCTCAATATTACTGAACTTTTCTCCCTGACCATTATATCCTGGTGCGTAGAGAACAGAATGGAGATCATACCTGGTAGTCATTTGAAAGTTCTGACAACTCTGTTATTCGAGTCAACAaaccttctctttctttactCAGAAAGCTGAGCTCCTTCCGAAGCATATTCACTTCCTCGGATTGATGAATTCTGCACATCTCTGAATTTGAGCTCAACATCTAAATGGTTTATAAAGTAAAAGTTAAAAAGCCGTGCATACCAATCATTACAGTTTGTGTAATAACCATACAATATTCTGAGCTAAAGCAAATAACTCACCTCTTCAGACCGTTTGCTCAGAGCGCCAGTTATATTTTTGTCATTATTCACTTGATCAATCTCAAAAGACTTCTCCATGCTACAACAGAAGaagtataataaaaaaacaatgttTTGGTCTTCCAGAAATTCATGACTTTGATATTAATATTCAAGATATTCTAATAAATATAGCAGCAAAGAAGATTCAATAAAATGATAACCTAATAAATCCAGCAGCAAAGAGCAGAaagtaatttttataattagatAACAATTTGTGACATTATCCCAAAAACGTACTACAAATCTATTCCATCTTTGGATATTCTTTTAACATTTTCCGACAGTAAAGAATTATGGAAAATTTATCCTAAGCCTACCCCCCTAAAAGGACTAACAAACCTTGAAAGGTGAAAACATGAAATATCACAATATACCTATCAGACGACAATTGAATACCAAAAGCTAGAGGTCCATATAATTGCTTAATTCAGCAAATGACAATATGGCCAGAATTATT
Proteins encoded in this region:
- the LOC18769970 gene encoding 60S ribosomal protein L15-1 — its product is MGFYKYPTELWRKKQSDVMRFVQRVRCWEYRQHPSIVRVTRPTRPDKARLLGYKAKQGYVVYRVRVKRGGRKRPVSKGIVYGKPTNQGVTQLKFQRSLRSVAEERAGRKLAGLRVLNSYWINEDSTYKYFEVILVDVAHNAIRNDPRINWLCNPVHKHRELRGLTSAGKKCRGLRGKGHLYHKARPSRRATWKRNTTLSLRRYR